The Anopheles moucheti chromosome 3, idAnoMoucSN_F20_07, whole genome shotgun sequence genome contains the following window.
GAATATGTAAAAAATTTGGTACATTTTTTGCGTTATGCAATGGAAAAGTTGTAAGACCGGTATTATCACGGTGCAATAAAAGAGTGCAGCAGATAAAAGAAACTTAACGATAAAATGTTGCTATACTTACGCTACGTACTCCTTGATAGGGAAGGACCTCCGTTTCATCATCGACTCCAAcactggaagaaaaaaaaggaagatgaTTAGTATCAGAagaagggttttgttttttttaagttactCACGGTATATTCAACCAATTTAGCAGAAAGTTCGCTGCTCCACCTTGAATAATGACGGTGGTAATAACAATTAACGACGTAGTCGTTAACATTGCCTGTCTCGCGTCGGACACCGTGTTCCGAATGGCTAATGCGAACGACATTGCACCTCGTAACCCTGCAAAAAGGcaataaaacaagcaaaaatttAGCTTTCCTTAAATGGAACATTCTAAATACATCGCCTTACCGGCAAAGAACAGCATGTGCTGAAAATTCCACGAGATCTTTGGCTTTCTAGCAATATTTAGCAAAGCTGAAAGGGGGTAAATATTTACAGCACGCCCGATAGCCGCACACATCtgggaaaggaaacaaaagacCCCACGCATCAATTACAAAAACGGCATTCAGATGGATGCAACACAATCAGGGGGTACTTACAAAACCAGTAAAAATGAACAGCGGATCGAAGTGATGCTTCGGGAAGGTAAACATTGATACACCGATGTACGAGAAGATGAAGTTTTCGGCAAGAAAATTAAGCAGCTCAAAAATCTGCTTCGTTCGTGTCCGGGAATCATCCGACAGGTTGTTGTACGTGTAATGTGCTTGACAAATACCGCAAAACAGTACCGCAACAACGCCTGTGAACGAAATCAGTGCATTCattaaaacaatagaaaagCCATTGTTTACCACCCCCACTTACCCGTTAACTCAGCTGCTTCAGCAATCAAAAACGTACTGTAAGACATCAGCACAAACAGGGCTGATTCCAGCAGTGGGAAATCCCGTATCCGCGTGAACTTGGTCATCATTGCCGTGACGCAACCCATCGATGCGCCGATCAGCAGTGAAAAGGCAAACACGCTGAAAAAATCTCCCAACGACCGTAGAAACGCGTGGCCTTCGAATTCGCCATTGCTCGAATAGTGCTCACCGTAGTTTTGAATTGCACTGAACCATATCAAGGTGAAGGTAAAGTAACGTTAGAATGAACCCTACAATTTCCATACAATTGTTCTTACCCACTGAGTACGATCGCAACGGCATCATTCAGTACACTCTCGCCAAACACAAGCGCATACAGATTAACATCCACATGCATATCGCTAAAGATCGCCAAAATTGTAAGCGGATCGGTGGGAGAAATTAGTGCCCCAAAGTATAGCGTGTCCAGAAACGTGAAGCTCGACTTTAGCTTTGGCATCAGCTGGACGAATCCGTACATTAGTGCGCCAATCAAAAACGCCGACAGAGTCGTGCCGATGATGGCAAACATTAAAATAGCTCCAAGGTTACGGAAGAAGTATTTCTATAATGTGAAAAATCGGATGATTAAATGTTTAGCACAACGCTACGTTAATATTCTTACCCGTTTCAAGCTGTAGCCGGCATGGAATATTATCGGGGGTAGAATGATGTTAAAAAAGATTTCCGGATCAAACGTAGCCTTCAAATCAATCTCGTTTTCTTCCACATTGCCCAGCTCACCGCGAAAGCTGTACGtgtacgttttgtttgctttcaccGGTTGCTCGGAACCGTGCGGTAGATTGCCCGGAAACTTGAGCCATAGTGTGTCCGGCGGGAGGCTTTGGTTGAACTTTGCATCCGGTTCTGCTTCCACGGAAACGTGGATGATTGGTGTGGTCGTTCCTGCATACCGGATAATGGCTCCCACGATAAGACCTAACAGAGAAAGAGGAGGCAAAAATTGCATGAATTATTATCAAACCATTCTATAGTTTACAGCTAAATCGCGTAAAAGTCATAGCGTCAGCCTgagtttgtttcattattattgttattacaaCAGCCGTTTCAGCGGCGATGAAAAGTAAATATAGCAGATACATAGTAAACGACGAACAAATCACACATATAGCACCATACGAGCTGCCGTTGCGCAAACGGCATTAGTCATACGAACGTCCTCCTACTATCAGTGTAAAATGATCCGTCCGACCGTACCATATGGGAACGTTGGGCGACGCACTCGCACTATTGATTACAAACCATGGTTCATATTCGAATAATCCGATTGTCAGTCACACATTTCCGAGGCAGCACACGGAGCTTTGATAACAACTACCTTTTTGGCGACTCAGGGAAACTTTTTCACTTACCGTATATCACGGCCAGACCCGTCTCGTGcagccaggaaacgcgccgATGTTTGAACAACCATATCGTTAGCACCGTCAAAGTTAGCAGGAAGGTGTAAAGCAACAGATTGAGCGAATCGATCTGATGGATTTTGTTCGCCTTCGCATCGAGCTCGATATCAGTCGATTCGGCTGTGACGGCCGTATCTAGTAGGCACCATTGGGCTAGCACTATCAGTACTGCGACGGGCAGAAAACGATACCGGGATCGATGGTTTTGCGATTTCGTACGCCGCTTTAACATTGCAATCCCGTGCCCGGTCGGACCGTCCGCTCGTACCAGGATCCGGAACTGTATTTCGGGTTATCCGAAACCCGCGATAGCTGTACCCGAAGTACTGACTACTCGTGCGATGACGAAAGGTACCACTAAACAGACCGTTGGATCAATTGCAATTGgtgctgttttgtgtgtgctgaCGAAACTACGACGGGGGAGAATCCCCTTTGCTCTATGGCCCAAACTCTTATTGCCTATTTGCACTCTGCTGGTCCTTGTTATTCCGTTGTGTGCTGCTTCCACTTCGTTTTGTTGATTAGGAAATtgataacctttttttttgctttgttatgACAGGCCAAACTTTGACAACAGCCTGCTGCTCGACGAGATTCGTGCAGTGCACAATGGTCGATTGTACCGCACTGTCAgccattttacattttccaacaataaaaacatgTCCCCAATATCGCATTGTGTTGTGTAGTATCTCCCAGAAACAGTGCTCCTGATCTTAACAACGCAAAAGGTATGTTATTTACGTTTCTTTACGCATTTCATCACACAATATTAATACTCCCAACGTAAACAATAAGtggaacatattttatttaacgaTTGCTCTCGATTGTTTCATTCGCTATCAACATTATCACGATGAACAATTTAAAGAATAGTGCCTTTCACTTCCTGTAAACATAGATGGGCGATTGATTGCGTGCGCGTGTTCGGATAGTATGGAGAGATCGACAATGATTCGAACTGAAGTTATGTCTAGaaacaattaaatatttccGCCTCCAACAGCCTCACTACTATCCTCCACCTGATGATTGTCCCGTGGGCGGAAGATTAGCACTTAGCCGTTTTCTTTGCGTTGATGCCATCGACGGTGTGGGCGGTTTGGCAGCCTATTGAAGTGAAAGATCGGAAGCATTACACTGAGTATACATCTCCGGTTGAATCTTCACGGTGGGTCTATTTAACTTACTCTTGCTAAATGCGGTGTGCTAGCAGAAACTGGCCGTGCTGGTCCAGCTGCTGATGTAGGACCATTGCCGAGCGTCTGGATAGCAACTGGACGTTGAATTTCGCGATCGATACCCTCAGCACTGTTGGTGCGTGAGGAAGATCCCGCCCGACGGAACATTCCGGATATCTTTCCCTTGAGGTTGGTTTTACTCGACCGAATATCGCCAGCCAGGCTGAGATCAGAATCTGATCCTTGATGCTGCGAGgtgggaaaaggcaaaaccaaACACGTCCGATCACTACGTTCAGATCATCTGGTAGGTACGGAATACTTACGGAGTAGTCGCTTTCGGTTCCCTTGCTTCGGGTGAGACTTAAGCTGCGTAATTTACCCATAAGGCCACGCTTCTTCTTTCGCATGCGCGGCATATCACTTTGGGTCGATCCGGTCGATAGACGCGAGTCAAGGCTGGAATCACGGCGCATCATGCCGTAGTCGGAGTCGATCGATTGCAGGGACGACATACTATCGTCACCTTCTCTCCAGATAAGCTAAAGTTTGGGGTAACAAATGCAAGGGTCAGAAGCGTATAGCGTTTATAGTAAAGACAAATCAATTCCTTACCCCCTGCTGTTCAGCCTGCATTGATTGATCCAAGGAAAGACTCTTTCTGTGCAGGCTGCCACCGTTACGGTTCACCCGGAGCACCGGCCGGCCCGGTGAGTTTTCGTGCATTGCATCATTTTCCTGGGATGCAGCCCTGTAAAGAACACAAAGTTGTAAGGTGTGCACTTTTCCGAACTGAACACCGCTTACCGTCGCATTCCTCCACGGCGTGCTCGTTCTCTGTCTTTTTCCTCGTCGCACATGCGCTGGTAGCGTCTCAGATCTTCGGATGCATCCGCCAGCCTAGCTAATACTGTAGAAATCGACTGCTGTGGCTGTGAAGCTCCGGGTCCCGGCGATGGACTCTTGTGACGCATGGGCGGTGTTGGAATGGGTGCATTAGCAGTGATGGTCTGTAAAGAGTAGGGAAAGGGATTGTAGATCAACCAACAGCAAAAGCGCGCCATATCTGGCATGCACTACCTTTCCAGTGCTTGTCGTGTGGGAATCCTTGGCAGCAACCTTCTGCAGTTCCGGGGCCAACTTCACCAGTTCATCCACCGTTTGCAGCAGTGCTCCTATTCGTCGATCACCCTCCGCTTCGAGCCTCTTTCGTGTGGCGTCGAGCCGCTCCCGTTCGTATCGATCGCGATCTCGGCGCAACTTTTCGTTTGCTGTACGCAGCTTCGCATGAGCGTCACGCAGCTCCAGCAGATCGCTTTGCAATTCGGTCACCTTTCGGCGACCCTCTTCGATCTCTTCCTCGGTTGTCTTTTTGATTTGTTCGATCTTGCGCTTCGATTCGAGTTTCTCCTTGTCCCGTTCACGCTCCACCTCGTACAGTGTTTGGCGAAGATCCCGGGCCAGCGTGGACGTTTCCTGCACTAACCGCTGCAGTTCTTCGCGTTCCTTTTGCCAGGATAGCTCCAGCCGTGTCTTCGTACCGGGTACCTTCGACTTTCCGCTTCCCATAATCTTCTCCTCTTCCAGCTCGTTAATCTTCGACTGCATCTCGGATATCTTGATCTCGGACGCGCTCAGCTCCGACACCAGCTCCGTGCGCACCTTACTGGCTTCGAGTCGGGCCTCGCTGAGTTCATCCTCGAGACAGCCGATCTGTTGCTCCAGTGCTACTATTTTCGTCTTGTCGTCATCATctccgctgctgctggtgacgGACGCGAGACTGCGCCGGTTTGCCTTCATATCTCCAATCTGCTTTTGGGCTGCTTCGACCAACTGCTTGAAGGTATCACGATCGCGCTTAAACCGCTCGCACTGTCGCTGCATAGCCGTCAGCTCGTTGTGCAAATTTGTCACCTGCTGTTCGTACCGCAAACGGGTCGCAGCAACTTCGGACTTTACGTTCAGCTCCGACGCTTCTAATCTGTGAATTGGATAGCGGAAAAAACGGACATGAGAACAGAACCTAATCAAAACATTACTctcaaactcacttcttgtagATGCTCTTCAACTCCTCCTCCAAATGAGCGTTGTGCTCGCTAAGCGTACGCTGTGCCTTGTTAATGCGCTCATAGTCATCCAATTTTCCACGCAGATCTTCGTTCTGGAAATAGACATAAGCAGAGAAAGCTTTTCAATCATCGGTGCATTTATCCACACACCACGCTACATACGTCTTTTTTCAGCTGATTCACTTGATACGCGTTCATCTCGCTTTCTTTGGTCAGTTTTTCATAATCATGCTGCTTGTCCTCCAGTGCCGTTTTCAAACGATTCTTCTCCAACTCTATACCGGCATACCGGTTATCGTTGTTAGTTTCAGCGACTGTCAGCTTCTTCTGCACCTCCACTAACCGGCGGCTCATgttagtgttttcttttacaagCCGCGACTCGATCGCTTCCGCCTGGAGTAACTTGTTCTTAAGCTTATCGACTTCCTGCGTCTTTTCGCGCTCCGATGCCAGCTGCGCCTTTGTGACTAGATGGTCCTCCTCCATGGTTTCGTGTTTTTGTAACAGCTCTTCAAACTTTCTACTCTGCTGGTGGATCTCCGCCGTTAACTCTGAAGAGGGATTAAAACAGTTAGAACAGTAAAAAATGTGTTGTATCAATGTTTGGCGCTAATCGCCtaccttcattttgtttcttcagATCCTGCAGAATCTTCGTTGATTCGCTATCTTCCACACCGGTGGCAGATTTACTCTTCAACGCGGACATCTCCCGCTCCAAACTTTCCTTTATGAGCTCGGCATTTTTCTTCGAAAGCTGAAGTTCCTTCTCCAGGTCGCCGATGCGATTGTCCAGCTTGGTCTTTTCCTTGCGTAGTTTTTCAAGATCCCGCTCGGCGTTAGTGTGTTTCTCCTTTTCCGTTTTCAGTTGTGCCTCGAGCAAAGATCTGCTAGACTCCGTAGCTTTCATCTACAGTGTTGTACGGGGAAAAAATATACACTAAGATACCAATCTTCTATTAGTAGCCACCTTCTATACTTACTGTCGAATTAATTTTGGTGATTTTATCTTCGAGCGTCTTAATCTTGTCATTCTGCTTTCTGTTTTCATCTTCTAATTTTTCCACGGTACGCTGTGCTTCGTTCAACTTTGAAGTTTGCTGTTCGAGAGTTTCCTTTTTAAGTGTACCTGAAATCGAAAGATATTCCAAATCAATCTCCAATGCTGAATTTTTAGTATGCTGTAGGGCAATTACTTAGTTCCGTCGTGAGTTTCTCCCGCTGTTGCTTTGTTTCGGCCAGTTCTGTCTCgagttgtttcttttccttttctagCGCGGTAAGGTTCATGGCACCTGCTTTTCCAACTAAAGCACGCAACTCATCGATCTCCATCTCACATTCTTCGACCATTTTCTGACGAAAGAAGTGAGATTTGTTTGATGATTGTCATTTAGAACAGGATAAAACTTCCACTCTCTTACCTTCAGCTGTAACTTTGTGTGCATATCGGTTGGGCTCTTCGAAAGGCGTGTGGGTAGTTGGGCGGTAGCCTCTTGTACAACCCGTTTCAATCGCACCTCCAGTTCATGTTTGTCCTTCTCCAATTGATCGATGGAATCGGTTAGCTTTTTCTTATCTGCCGCTGACAGCGTTCCGGTTGGCTTCTGTACGGTTTGCAGCTTCTTGATCTCCGCCTGATACTTCTCGTTGTCCTGCTCGAGGCTTTGCGTTTTAGCTCGCAATACCGTCGCTTCCTGCTCGATCACCTGCAGCTGTCGCTTCAGGTCAAGTGCTTGCTGCTCGGTAAGTGCATCAAGTGATCTGCAAAAGACAAAATTCAAAGCTCACCATGATTATCGGCAAACGATCGCGTAACTAGTGCCGTGCAATAAACGTACTTCGATTTGGACAACGATTTGCCACCCTTGGACTTGGCCAGTGCCATCTCAGCTTGCAGCCGCTCAAATTCACGATCCTTTTCGATGAGCTTTTTCCGCAGCTCGCTAATCTCATCCTCCATGACAGTGATCTTCTTTTCTTCCAGCGGATCCTTCACACCTGCCTTGCTGCCAAGCGATGATGGCAGTTTCCGGCCCAACTCCTTCGTTTTTGAGGCAAGATTTTCCTGCAGATCTTTGATCTGCTCCCGAGCGTGTTTGTTCTCGTGCTCCAGCTCCTCCATCTTGCGCCGCAGAACGGCCATTTCCTGCTCGTTCAGTTCCAGCTGTAAGCGTATTTCGGCGGGATCCTCCTCATCGGATATGCCTTCATCCTTCTCGACTGGGGCATTGTCCGTGCCGGAGCGTGATGAAGGTGCTGGACTcagttttcttgttttcgtgAAGATACTGGTCTTGGCTGTAATGGAAATAGTGCGTTGTAATGCGAACTGCAGTTGTCACAACACATGATTCCAAAGTACTTACTTTTCGCCTTCGATGCCATCTTCTTGAGTTGCATCACCAACGAGTCGTTCTCGTCTTCAACGCGTGACGATTTGCGGCGCAGATTTTCCGCTTCTTCCTCAGCATACTTAAGCTGCTCGCGAAGATCCGCTTCTCGTTCGAGCGAATCCTGCAGATCCCGCAGCAACTGTGCCGGATCTTCCTGGGAACCGCCGCGTGTTAATGAAGCGCGCGAAATTTTACTATCGGCCGATGTTGATTTGCCAATGTTACCCAGGCTGGGTGTTTTCTTGGTCGGTGACGTGGGCGTTGAGCCGGAGCCGGCGTTCTCCAGTTCCGACTGCAAGCGTCGCGCCACTTCATTCGACACCTTCAGTTCGTCTTCGAGATGTTTGATCTTTGCTGCCAGATCACCACTTGCACCAAGGGCGGCCTTTTCCGACTCTAGCTGCTCGATGCGGCGGTCCGATTTCTTCAACTTAAACGACAGTATCCGACAGTTTTTGGTGGTCTGGTCGAGCTCCTTCTTAAGCGATGCATACTCATCCGCCTGCTCCTCGCGGAAGTTGTCGTGCATTTCTTCCATCTCCGTATCCTTGTTGAGCAGCTCGCGCCGAAGTTCCTCATTCTCATCCATCAGCTCCTCGCAGAACGTTTCGGCCTGTTCCAACTTCTGGCGCAGCTGCTCCTCAAGGAATCGGCTACCGCGAACGTTCATATCCGCCGACATCTCCTTCAGTTTGGTAGTGAGGAATTTCTTCTCGTCCTGCAGGTCGTCTAAAAGCTGCTTCTGCTCATTTACCTTCTGCTGTAGCTTCAGCGCTTCGGAAGCTGCCGTCTTGTTCGACACAGTGTCGATCGAAGCGAGCCGCCTCAGCAGAATGTCACTCTTGTCCCGTTCGGCTCTTTCAGCCCTTGCCTTAACCGTATCCAGCTCACGTCGTAAACTCTCGTTCTCCTCCTGCAGTTCTCGAATGTCGGTATGGTCCACAATGGTTGCTTCCGTTGTTTCGGTCGTTTCGGTCGTGATCGAGTGCAGATCATCGTccgcttttgcttttttgtctttgatcgatatgagaaatttAACGTCGTCACTACTGGAACTGGGTATTTGGGGCTCGCTTATCGGTCGTACACTCTTCGGCTGGAAGGAAGTTATGGATGGGGTCGACTGGGTTAACGATATtttcgacgacgacgatgacgatggtcCAGCAGGGGTCGTAGAAGTGGTTGCGGGCGTTGATGAAGACGAATCTTCGGTGCGCCGTCTGCGAACGATAGTTTTCGCTGTTGTACCGCTGGCATCACTTCCATGGGAGTCCTTAGAAGTGTGTGCGCTGGTTGTAGCGGTTGTGCTTGATGATGGCTGTGGTGTGCTAGCAAACGTTACCGTTGGCTTGGCACCGCTGGAGGTTACCTTTGCGGTgtttgttgatgctgttgaaGAGGAGGAGGGAGTGGTGACACTGGAATCGGGTGTGTCTGGAATGGGTCTACGTCTTCGTCGTTCGACTTTTTCAACCGTGTCTGGTTCCGTTTTGGCAGGTTTCAGAACTACTTTCGCTGTTACTGCTGGTGGCTCATCTCTGTTGGTaaaggaaaacgaaagcgTATCAACATTACGCGTCACCCGACTACATCACCCAGCTGCTTACCTTTCCTGCTTCGGAGGTACTGTTCGCTCTTTGCTCGTTTCGCGCTCTGTGCTTCCCTGTCGCTTTATCAAATTTAACTTTCGCACACGCTCTGCCAACGAGTCACCCTTCTCAATCACAATGTCCGCTAGACTATCTTCACGCTTCAGCAACTCGGCCTTGTCCTCctttttgacattttccaCCTTCAGAATGGGCG
Protein-coding sequences here:
- the LOC128301339 gene encoding LOW QUALITY PROTEIN: myosin-2 heavy chain (The sequence of the model RefSeq protein was modified relative to this genomic sequence to represent the inferred CDS: substituted 1 base at 1 genomic stop codon), giving the protein MSHLFPSAKGDQLCPLGFHPQVRWPTRCKRCFRDYKEHGNKRNGDDIAASTPVLPGSTQSRNRDSGSSTTLDKPVRSWTSTQNLLSPSSGGNNGGSTQNFQQRPASWASTPDLDNILQSVKADFTVNLPLPRRRHTTTFDNVSNERXTCDEVNSTTVTIKRPPLPPILKVENVKKEDKAELLKREDSLADIVIEKGDSLAERVRKLNLIKRQGSTERETSKERTVPPKQERDEPPAVTAKVVLKPAKTEPDTVEKVERRRRRPIPDTPDSSVTTPSSSSTASTNTAKVTSSGAKPTVTFASTPQPSSSTTATTSAHTSKDSHGSDASGTTAKTIVRRRRTEDSSSSTPATTSTTPAGPSSSSSSKISLTQSTPSITSFQPKSVRPISEPQIPSSSSDDVKFLISIKDKKAKADDDLHSITTETTETTEATIVDHTDIRELQEENESLRRELDTVKARAERAERDKSDILLRRLASIDTVSNKTAASEALKLQQKVNEQKQLLDDLQDEKKFLTTKLKEMSADMNVRGSRFLEEQLRQKLEQAETFCEELMDENEELRRELLNKDTEMEEMHDNFREEQADEYASLKKELDQTTKNCRILSFKLKKSDRRIEQLESEKAALGASGDLAAKIKHLEDELKVSNEVARRLQSELENAGSGSTPTSPTKKTPSLGNIGKSTSADSKISRASLTRGGSQEDPAQLLRDLQDSLEREADLREQLKYAEEEAENLRRKSSRVEDENDSLVMQLKKMASKAKTKTSIFTKTRKLSPAPSSRSGTDNAPVEKDEGISDEEDPAEIRLQLELNEQEMAVLRRKMEELEHENKHAREQIKDLQENLASKTKELGRKLPSSLGSKAGVKDPLEEKKITVMEDEISELRKKLIEKDREFERLQAEMALAKSKGGKSLSKSKSLDALTEQQALDLKRQLQVIEQEATVLRAKTQSLEQDNEKYQAEIKKLQTVQKPTGTLSAADKKKLTDSIDQLEKDKHELEVRLKRVVQEATAQLPTRLSKSPTDMHTKLQLKKMVEECEMEIDELRALVGKAGAMNLTALEKEKKQLETELAETKQQREKLTTELSTLKKETLEQQTSKLNEAQRTVEKLEDENRKQNDKIKTLEDKITKINSTMKATESSRSLLEAQLKTEKEKHTNAERDLEKLRKEKTKLDNRIGDLEKELQLSKKNAELIKESLEREMSALKSKSATGVEDSESTKILQDLKKQNEELTAEIHQQSRKFEELLQKHETMEEDHLVTKAQLASEREKTQEVDKLKNKLLQAEAIESRLVKENTNMSRRLVEVQKKLTVAETNNDNRYAGIELEKNRLKTALEDKQHDYEKLTKESEMNAYQVNQLKKDNEDLRGKLDDYERINKAQRTLSEHNAHLEEELKSIYKKLEASELNVKSEVAATRLRYEQQVTNLHNELTAMQRQCERFKRDRDTFKQLVEAAQKQIGDMKANRRSLASVTSSSGDDDDKTKIVALEQQIGCLEDELSEARLEASKVRTELVSELSASEIKISEMQSKINELEEEKIMGSGKSKVPGTKTRLELSWQKEREELQRLVQETSTLARDLRQTLYEVERERDKEKLESKRKIEQIKKTTEEEIEEGRRKVTELQSDLLELRDAHAKLRTANEKLRRDRDRYERERLDATRKRLEAEGDRRIGALLQTVDELVKLAPELQKVAAKDSHTTSTGKTITANAPIPTPPMRHKSPSPGPGASQPQQSISTVLARLADASEDLRRYQRMCDEEKDRERARRGGMRRAASQENDAMHENSPGRPVLRVNRNGGSLHRKSLSLDQSMQAEQQGLIWREGDDSMSSLQSIDSDYGMMRRDSSLDSRLSTGSTQSDMPRMRKKKRGLMGKLRSLSLTRSKGTESDYSHQGSDSDLSLAGDIRSSKTNLKGKISGMFRRAGSSSRTNSAEGIDREIQRPVAIQTLGNGPTSAAGPARPVSASTPHLARAAKPPTPSMASTQRKRLSANLPPTGQSSGGG